The Chryseobacterium sp. JV274 sequence AACGGTATCATGTCCTATCTGAATCTGGTTATCCAGAACAGAACCTTCTCCAATGAGGGTAGAATCCGTAACCCCTCTGTCAATGGTACAGCCATTTCCGATCTCCACATTGTTTTCGATGATAACATTTCCTACAGAAATCAGACGGTCAAAATTTCCATCTAATTTTCTGTAATAAAACGCATCACCTCCTAAAACTGTGTTGGACTGGATAACAACATTATCCCCGATTTCGGTACGGTCTCCTATCACAACATTTGGGAAGATAAGGGTATTTTTTCCGATTTTCACATTGTTCCCGATTACTGCAGAATGGTGGATTTTTGTGCCTTCTCCTATTTCAACATCGTGAAGTTCTTCTGTGAAATTATAGATTCTGGTAAAATGAGTATTGATTTTATTAAAGTCTCTGAAAGGATCATCAGAAACCAAAAGCGCTTTGCCTTCCGGGCACTCTACTTCTTTATCAATTAAAATAATAGTGGCTGCAGAGTTTAGTGCTTTGTCATAATATTTAGGGTGGTTCACAAAAACGATATCACCTGGCTTTACCATATGAATTTCATTGGTTCCCAATACTTCAAAGTCTTCTGGCCCAACAAATGCTGAGCCTATTAAATCTGCAATCGTTTTAAGCTTTTGCGGAGAATGGAATCTCATAACAATAGATTTTCTTATAAAACAAAATTCGGACTGCTAGTGCAAACCGAATTTATGTAAATTTTATTTATTATTTCACTCTTTCTAAGTAGCTACCGTCTTCAGTGCTTACTTTAATTCTGTCTCCTGGCTCAATGAACAAAGGAACCATTACTCTTGCTCCTGTTTCAACGATTGCGTTTTTAAGAGCGTTAGTTGCCGTGTTTCCTTTTACACCCGGATCAGCTTCGATAACATCCAGATATACTGACTGTGGAAGTTCTGCAGAAAGCGGAGTTTCATCAGCTTCTTTCAAAATGATTGTTACTTCTTCCCCTGCTTTCATCAAGTTTGAGTTTTCAATCATTTCTTTATTTAAATATAACTGAGAAAAATCATCGTTATTCATGAAGTGGAA is a genomic window containing:
- a CDS encoding LpxD N-terminal domain-containing protein → MRFHSPQKLKTIADLIGSAFVGPEDFEVLGTNEIHMVKPGDIVFVNHPKYYDKALNSAATIILIDKEVECPEGKALLVSDDPFRDFNKINTHFTRIYNFTEELHDVEIGEGTKIHHSAVIGNNVKIGKNTLIFPNVVIGDRTEIGDNVVIQSNTVLGGDAFYYRKLDGNFDRLISVGNVIIENNVEIGNGCTIDRGVTDSTLIGEGSVLDNQIQIGHDTVIGKKCLIASQVGIAGCCIIGDEVTLWGQVGIASGNKIEAGSVILGKTGVNRDLEKGTYIGMFAEDFKTYLKKEVKLRNLK
- the efp gene encoding elongation factor P: MATSNDIRKGLCIEFSNDIFKVIEFLHVKPGKGPAFVRTKLKSVTNGKVLDNTFSAGHKIDEVKVITRKFQYLYDDENGFHFMNNDDFSQLYLNKEMIENSNLMKAGEEVTIILKEADETPLSAELPQSVYLDVIEADPGVKGNTATNALKNAIVETGARVMVPLFIEPGDRIKVSTEDGSYLERVK